The window ATGACATAGGACAGGTCAGGATGATCCTGTTTGAGCTTCCGGGCGGTCTCGGCAAAGATGGGAAGCAGCGTGGAAATTTCCTTGGTACGACTCCCGGGCAACAAGCCGATACGGTTGTTGTCCACGGGCACCTGATCAAGGGTGTCGAATGGCAACACATCCATGAGAGGGTTGCCCACATAGTCCACGTCCACTCCGAACTTCTCGTAGAACGCCTTCTCAAAAGGCAGGATGCAGATGACGCGACGAACATGCTCGCGCAAGAAATGCACACGACCGGAACGCCATGCCCAGATTTGGGGGCTGATGTAGTAATAGACCGGGATGCCGAGCTTCTTGGCCATCTTGGCGATGCGGAAGTTGAACTCCGGGCAATCCACCAGAATGATGGCGCGAGGCCGGACCTCGGTCAAGCGCTTCTTGATCTGGCTCAGGAGCTTGAGGATACGCGGCAGGCCGCCGAGAATCTCGGTGATTCCCACCAGCGAGATGAGCTTCATGTCGTAAAGCACATCCATGCCTTCTTCGACCATGGCCGGACCGCCCATGCCGGTAAAGCTGACGGTAGGATCGACTTCCTTGAGGGCCTTCATCAGCTCTGCGCCGTGCAGATCGCCGGACGCTTCACCAACGCTGAACCAGATGGGAGAATTTGGATTGCCTGTGTGCATAGCGACTTAGTACCCCATGGAGACACCGCCCGCAAGGCTACCGGGGATTGTTTGTGCAACGTGCTTGCAAACAGGCGTGTGAGGGCGTAGTAAACGGGCCCATCAGAACTTGAACTGACAATAACGAGGATAGATATATGTTGAAAGTTGGTGTCGTCGGTCTAGGCTGGATGGGTCGTGTCCATCTGCGCAACTACACCGAGATGAATGTTGAAGTGGTAGGCGTCGTGGACGTTGACCCCAAGGCCCGCGAAGAAGTTGCCGCCCAGTTCGGCGTCAATACTTATGCCACTCTGGAAGAACTGCTCGAGAACGATCTGGATGCCATCTCTGTGTGCGTGCCCACCAGCCTGCACCATGAGA of the Pseudodesulfovibrio sp. zrk46 genome contains:
- the lpxB gene encoding lipid-A-disaccharide synthase, with translation MHTGNPNSPIWFSVGEASGDLHGAELMKALKEVDPTVSFTGMGGPAMVEEGMDVLYDMKLISLVGITEILGGLPRILKLLSQIKKRLTEVRPRAIILVDCPEFNFRIAKMAKKLGIPVYYYISPQIWAWRSGRVHFLREHVRRVICILPFEKAFYEKFGVDVDYVGNPLMDVLPFDTLDQVPVDNNRIGLLPGSRTKEISTLLPIFAETARKLKQDHPDLSYVMVCAPGRDKGDLMDLWPEDIPVECVEPDNRYEMFKSCRMIMAASGTVALETALIGTPVLVAYKVSFISMIVAKLLVNVDFISLPNLIMGREVYPEHIQEDANPDTLAAAARKWLDNDSDYEAAKKDLVALRNMVGEPGAADRAAKIILDDLKAV